The Chitinophaga flava genome has a segment encoding these proteins:
- a CDS encoding MBG domain-containing protein, with amino-acid sequence MKLTLLRTVICLLLFIGMAPFANAQSIGPGDLLFTGINIFDDDNNGSVQNDVFSFMLLRDCPANTSIYFTDLGWTGSGFQSLSCGANAGSQTDGVIMWSSGGSIIKAGQQVVISCKFSPSASIGTITAVNATQATAAAPAGSRKYISLGLAGDELFAFTGNLGSPTIIAGINVNRKTWESSLDICEFTSSRSVQPGTTATLAFPSVNAVNARYNCSYLAGTPNRLRTLLQDTTNWNKDYSLAAPSPVPFDLKKTAPCNLTIVNPSAAGVVYVNNQSVTPGDGSSWSAPLQELRDALNAAADPASNITQIWVAKGTYKPTAGTDRSISFVIPSNVAVYGGFAGTETNPSQRNIPNNPVILSGDIDNNDILTGGITLNATDIRGNNSYHVLQVNNTDVSTLLDGVIITGGNASGAFIDIYGGGIYTSNGNITIRNTRFNGNQASANGGAMYNNSANNSTVQLINCAFSGNAASSTGGAITANYSILKLTNVTIAGNNAPTGSGLFLVKTAMNTYNTIINSSNGSPAIGFAAGSFTTYNYSIIDNDYYTNNTPSQSTPAVQFVNLNGGDLRLQVSNFAINKGDPQTNNNGYTVQAGTTDLAGAPRINNKTIDLGAYEYQAVAQTVTFLAFATVTYGDNNIDPLATTSGDGAILYTSSNISVADIVSGKIKITGAGTAQIAANAAATNGYLATSPGVTQSLTVLKKPLLITANNVSRVYGTANPAFPLTYTGFVYNEDVSVVRGTVTGSTAATQSSPVGTYPITIDVSGASTDNYSFTVAYGTLTITQAPQTITFNAPSGVVYGSVPIQLPLNSDAGLPIKYTVVSGPATVSGNTLTITGAGDVTVTAAQPGDANHLAATSVTQTFTVSKATLTVTALNKTRAYNQTNPTLDYNITGFVNGENNSVVSGSAVISTTADITSSPGSYPITIQNGSLSAVNYQFTFANATLTITKAGQTITFPTISNQTYGAAPITLNATSDAGLSVSYSVSGPATISGNMLTITGSGIVTVTATQSGDINYNAALPVPKSFSVGKASLIIKPDDKTRPYGQNNPALTYSYSGFVNGDDQSVVSGIPALSSTASLYSTPGNYLITVTNAASLSAANYTIVPNVGSLSIMIATQSINFPAISSKTYGDGSFTLNATSTGSLPVGYSVASGPATISGNTVTITGTGTVTINANQAGDGNYNPAQQETQTFTINKAVLTVTANNKTKAYNLANPSLDYVITGYVNGENSSVISGAADINTSANTNSTPGTYPISVTAGNLNAANYSFNFTDGTLTIVKAAQAISFAGITDKTYGDAAFALNATSDAGLPVSFTVTSGPATISGNTLTITGAGTVTVTATQSGDANYNAASPVSKTFAIAPAALSVKADDKQRNYGVNNPILTYTFTGFVYADDNSVISGVPALSTTANVGSAVGTYPISITAGNLGSNNYIFTLTGGTLTVVPADQTISFPVISDKTYGDGSFTLSASSSSGLPVSYSVASGPATISGNTVSITGAGTVTINANQAGDGNHNPAQQVSATFTINKAVLTVTANNKTKAYNLANPSLDYVITGYVNSENSSVISGTPDISTSANTTSSPGAYPITVTTGSLSAANYSFSFTAGILTVVKAAQAISFTAITDKTYGDAAFTLNATSNAGIPVSLAVTSGPATISGNTLTITGAGTVTVTATQSGDANYNAAGPVSRTFSVAPAVLSVKADDKQRNYGINNPALTYTIIGFVYADDISVVSGAPALSTTANTGSVAGAYPIDITAGNLSAANYTFTLIGGTLTVGPTNQMISFPAISNKTYGDGSFTISASSSSGLPVSYAVASGPAAISGNTVTITGAGTVTIVADQAGNSNYNAAPQASQTFNVGKAALTVTAKNDTRIYNGNAYIGGNGADYTGWINNDNASMLQGQLSYSGTSQGAVNAGSYVISPAGLSSRNYSISYVSSTLTINRATQQITFTAPGYKNQGDPDFAFTATASSGLPVSFASDNNAVISINGNTAVVGDAGTAIITATQAGNNNYEAAQAVIQVINVTAYKPPVVTASGNTTFCEGSNVTLQSTTAPAYEWYRNNVLIPGATNSSLLVRQSGNYTVKAIYAHTELTSAGSTVTVNPMPNGSVHANGNTTISKGESIVLAASGGDTYTWDPTAGLNNPAIAAPVARPAQTTTYQVTITSAAGCSVTKEITITVKEDYKLEATNILTPNGDGKNDLWIVRNIDMYPQNEVKIFDRTGRMVYHQRGYTNNWNATVNGQRLAEGTYYYIIDLGSNKPQFKGFITIIHEN; translated from the coding sequence ATGAAGTTAACTTTACTCAGGACAGTAATATGCCTACTATTGTTTATTGGTATGGCCCCATTTGCCAATGCGCAGAGCATAGGCCCTGGCGACCTACTATTTACCGGTATCAATATTTTTGACGATGACAATAACGGCAGCGTACAAAACGATGTTTTTTCGTTTATGCTTTTACGTGATTGTCCTGCCAACACCAGTATTTATTTTACCGATCTTGGCTGGACCGGGAGTGGTTTTCAGTCGCTCTCCTGCGGTGCCAACGCTGGTTCACAAACAGATGGTGTGATCATGTGGTCTTCCGGCGGCAGTATTATCAAGGCAGGGCAACAGGTGGTCATCTCCTGTAAATTTTCCCCCTCCGCCTCCATCGGCACCATCACAGCTGTAAATGCTACCCAGGCCACCGCAGCGGCACCTGCCGGCTCCAGGAAATACATCAGCCTGGGACTCGCCGGCGATGAGCTGTTCGCCTTTACCGGCAACCTGGGCTCTCCTACCATTATAGCCGGTATCAATGTAAACCGGAAAACCTGGGAATCATCACTGGATATCTGTGAATTTACCTCTTCCCGTTCCGTTCAGCCGGGGACTACCGCTACACTGGCATTTCCCAGCGTCAACGCAGTGAACGCAAGATACAACTGCAGTTACCTCGCAGGTACCCCTAACAGGTTACGGACACTTTTGCAGGACACTACCAACTGGAATAAAGACTACTCCCTGGCAGCACCATCACCAGTACCTTTTGACCTTAAAAAAACAGCCCCCTGTAATCTGACCATCGTCAATCCCAGTGCGGCAGGCGTAGTGTATGTCAACAACCAGTCGGTCACTCCCGGTGATGGCAGCAGCTGGAGCGCTCCCCTGCAGGAACTGCGCGATGCGCTCAATGCAGCCGCCGATCCCGCAAGCAATATCACGCAGATATGGGTAGCCAAAGGCACCTACAAACCCACTGCCGGCACAGATCGCAGTATCTCATTTGTAATACCGTCCAATGTAGCGGTATATGGTGGCTTCGCAGGTACCGAAACAAATCCTTCCCAACGTAATATCCCAAACAATCCTGTTATACTTAGCGGCGACATCGACAATAACGATATACTCACCGGAGGCATCACACTCAACGCTACTGATATCCGGGGCAACAATAGCTACCATGTGCTACAAGTCAATAACACAGATGTATCTACCCTTCTTGACGGTGTAATTATCACTGGCGGCAATGCTTCTGGTGCCTTTATAGATATATATGGGGGAGGCATTTATACCAGCAACGGCAATATCACGATCAGGAATACACGTTTTAACGGGAATCAGGCCAGTGCGAACGGTGGAGCCATGTATAACAACAGCGCCAATAATAGTACTGTACAGCTGATAAACTGTGCGTTTTCCGGCAATGCTGCCTCCAGCACCGGAGGCGCTATTACCGCCAATTACAGTATCCTGAAACTCACCAATGTCACCATTGCCGGCAACAATGCTCCTACCGGTTCCGGTCTTTTTCTCGTTAAGACCGCAATGAACACCTATAATACTATTATCAACAGTAGTAACGGCAGCCCGGCAATAGGTTTCGCGGCCGGTAGTTTTACCACCTACAACTATAGTATAATAGACAATGACTATTATACCAACAACACTCCTTCACAGAGTACGCCAGCCGTACAATTCGTCAACCTGAACGGTGGCGATCTCCGTCTGCAGGTAAGTAATTTTGCTATCAATAAAGGAGATCCGCAAACTAACAACAACGGCTATACGGTACAGGCAGGTACTACAGACCTGGCCGGAGCACCCCGTATCAACAACAAAACCATCGACCTTGGTGCCTATGAATACCAGGCAGTAGCACAAACTGTTACCTTCCTGGCATTCGCTACTGTTACCTACGGCGATAACAACATCGATCCGCTGGCAACGACTTCCGGTGACGGTGCTATTCTGTACACATCCAGCAATATCAGCGTTGCAGATATTGTGTCCGGCAAAATCAAAATCACCGGTGCCGGTACAGCACAAATTGCCGCCAATGCTGCTGCCACCAATGGCTACCTGGCTACCAGTCCCGGCGTTACGCAGTCGCTGACGGTCCTTAAAAAACCGCTCCTCATCACCGCCAACAATGTTTCCAGAGTATACGGCACAGCGAATCCAGCATTCCCGCTCACCTATACCGGATTTGTTTATAATGAGGATGTCTCTGTTGTTCGCGGAACAGTAACCGGTTCTACAGCGGCCACACAAAGCAGCCCGGTAGGTACCTATCCTATCACCATAGATGTAAGCGGTGCCAGTACCGATAACTATAGTTTCACTGTTGCCTACGGTACATTAACTATTACCCAGGCGCCACAAACCATCACCTTCAATGCGCCATCCGGTGTAGTATACGGAAGCGTACCTATTCAGCTGCCACTGAACTCAGACGCAGGTCTGCCTATTAAGTACACAGTGGTTTCCGGCCCCGCTACCGTTAGTGGTAACACACTCACCATCACCGGTGCAGGCGATGTAACCGTAACAGCCGCACAACCTGGAGACGCCAACCACCTGGCAGCAACATCCGTTACTCAAACATTCACCGTCAGCAAAGCTACACTTACAGTAACCGCCCTTAACAAAACAAGGGCTTATAACCAGACTAATCCCACACTAGATTATAACATCACTGGCTTTGTAAATGGAGAAAACAACAGCGTGGTTAGTGGCAGCGCGGTTATCAGCACAACCGCCGATATCACCAGCAGCCCCGGCTCTTATCCTATTACTATACAAAATGGTTCACTGAGCGCCGTCAACTACCAGTTTACCTTTGCCAATGCAACCTTAACTATTACCAAGGCAGGCCAGACTATCACTTTCCCGACCATCAGCAACCAAACCTATGGCGCAGCACCTATCACGCTGAATGCTACCAGTGACGCAGGTCTTAGCGTAAGCTACAGCGTCAGCGGACCCGCCACTATCAGTGGTAATATGCTGACGATCACAGGTAGCGGTATAGTAACGGTAACGGCTACACAGAGCGGTGATATTAACTACAATGCGGCTCTTCCGGTTCCGAAAAGCTTCTCTGTTGGCAAAGCATCGCTGATCATAAAGCCAGACGACAAAACCAGACCATATGGACAAAACAATCCGGCACTGACCTACAGTTACAGCGGTTTTGTAAATGGAGATGACCAGAGCGTTGTGAGTGGCATACCAGCGCTTAGCTCCACTGCAAGCCTGTACAGCACACCAGGCAACTATCTTATCACTGTCACCAATGCAGCCTCTCTGAGTGCAGCCAACTATACAATAGTACCTAATGTCGGATCATTGTCCATAATGATTGCTACGCAGTCGATCAATTTCCCCGCTATCAGCAGCAAAACATATGGTGACGGCAGCTTTACCCTGAACGCCACAAGTACCGGTAGTTTACCCGTCGGCTATTCAGTTGCCAGCGGCCCAGCCACCATCAGTGGCAACACCGTGACGATCACCGGCACAGGCACTGTCACTATCAACGCAAATCAGGCGGGTGATGGTAATTACAACCCTGCGCAACAGGAGACACAAACCTTTACTATCAACAAAGCAGTACTAACTGTTACCGCCAACAATAAAACAAAAGCCTACAACCTGGCCAACCCGTCGCTGGACTACGTGATAACAGGTTATGTAAACGGTGAAAACAGCAGTGTGATAAGTGGTGCCGCTGACATCAACACCAGCGCCAATACCAACAGCACACCGGGTACCTATCCGATCAGTGTAACAGCCGGCAACCTCAATGCTGCCAACTATAGTTTCAATTTCACCGATGGTACCTTAACCATAGTAAAAGCTGCACAGGCTATCAGCTTCGCGGGCATAACAGATAAAACATACGGAGATGCGGCATTTGCACTCAACGCCACCTCCGATGCAGGTTTACCGGTTAGCTTTACCGTGACTTCCGGTCCTGCTACTATCAGTGGCAATACCCTCACCATTACCGGAGCAGGCACTGTAACGGTAACGGCTACACAGAGCGGCGATGCCAACTACAATGCAGCCAGCCCTGTCAGCAAGACTTTCGCAATAGCACCAGCAGCACTCAGTGTTAAAGCTGATGACAAACAGCGGAACTATGGCGTCAATAATCCGATCTTAACCTATACCTTCACCGGCTTTGTTTATGCGGATGATAACAGCGTAATAAGCGGGGTACCGGCACTCAGCACCACCGCCAACGTTGGTAGTGCAGTGGGTACCTATCCTATCAGTATCACCGCCGGCAACCTGGGCAGCAACAACTATATCTTTACCCTGACAGGTGGCACCCTAACCGTAGTACCTGCCGATCAGACGATCAGCTTCCCTGTCATCAGTGACAAAACCTACGGCGATGGTTCTTTCACTCTCAGTGCTTCCAGCAGCAGTGGTTTACCGGTAAGTTATTCCGTTGCCAGCGGACCGGCCACCATCAGCGGTAATACCGTATCGATTACCGGCGCAGGTACGGTGACCATCAACGCCAATCAGGCGGGTGATGGCAATCATAATCCTGCCCAACAGGTGTCTGCAACCTTTACCATCAATAAAGCAGTACTGACCGTTACTGCCAACAATAAAACAAAAGCCTACAACCTGGCCAACCCGTCGCTCGACTATGTGATAACAGGTTACGTAAACAGTGAAAACAGCAGCGTGATAAGCGGTACTCCGGATATCAGCACCAGCGCTAATACCACCAGCTCCCCGGGCGCCTACCCCATCACTGTAACAACCGGCAGCCTCAGTGCAGCCAACTACAGCTTCAGTTTTACTGCAGGCATCTTAACCGTAGTAAAAGCTGCACAAGCTATCAGCTTCACAGCGATAACCGATAAAACATACGGTGACGCAGCGTTTACGCTCAACGCTACTTCCAATGCAGGTATCCCCGTTAGTCTTGCTGTGACTTCCGGCCCAGCTACCATCAGTGGCAATACCCTCACCATTACCGGCGCAGGTACTGTAACGGTAACGGCTACACAGAGTGGTGACGCCAATTACAATGCGGCCGGCCCTGTCAGCAGGACTTTCTCGGTAGCGCCAGCAGTTCTCAGTGTTAAAGCTGATGACAAACAACGGAACTACGGTATCAATAATCCGGCACTCACCTATACCATCATCGGTTTTGTTTATGCAGATGACATCAGTGTAGTAAGCGGTGCACCGGCACTCAGCACCACTGCCAATACCGGCAGTGTAGCGGGTGCCTATCCTATCGATATCACTGCAGGCAACCTTAGCGCCGCCAATTATACCTTTACCCTGATAGGTGGTACTTTAACTGTAGGGCCCACCAATCAGATGATCAGCTTCCCCGCTATCAGCAACAAAACCTATGGTGATGGCTCCTTCACGATCAGTGCCTCCAGCAGCAGTGGTTTACCGGTAAGTTATGCTGTAGCCAGCGGGCCTGCCGCTATCAGTGGCAACACCGTAACCATCACCGGCGCAGGTACAGTAACCATCGTTGCAGACCAGGCCGGCAACAGCAACTACAACGCTGCTCCGCAGGCCTCCCAGACTTTCAACGTCGGTAAGGCTGCACTGACCGTTACCGCTAAAAACGATACCCGCATTTATAACGGCAACGCCTATATCGGTGGTAACGGTGCGGACTATACGGGATGGATAAACAACGACAACGCTTCCATGCTGCAGGGACAGCTGAGCTACAGCGGTACCTCACAAGGAGCTGTGAATGCAGGTTCTTATGTAATCAGCCCTGCAGGCCTCAGCAGCAGAAACTATTCTATATCTTATGTAAGCAGTACGCTCACCATCAACCGTGCTACACAACAGATAACCTTTACTGCTCCCGGCTACAAAAACCAGGGCGATCCTGATTTTGCGTTCACTGCAACGGCCAGCTCCGGTTTGCCTGTTAGCTTTGCCAGCGATAACAATGCAGTCATCAGTATCAATGGCAACACCGCTGTGGTAGGCGATGCCGGCACCGCCATCATCACCGCCACCCAAGCTGGCAATAACAATTACGAAGCAGCCCAGGCGGTTATACAGGTCATCAATGTAACAGCCTACAAACCGCCTGTTGTTACTGCCAGCGGCAACACCACCTTCTGCGAAGGTAGCAACGTAACCTTGCAGTCTACCACCGCCCCTGCCTACGAATGGTACCGTAACAATGTGCTGATACCTGGCGCCACCAACAGTTCGCTGTTAGTGCGTCAAAGCGGCAACTATACCGTAAAAGCCATTTATGCGCATACCGAGTTAACATCTGCGGGCAGCACTGTTACAGTAAACCCGATGCCCAACGGTAGTGTACACGCAAATGGCAATACCACCATCAGCAAAGGCGAAAGTATTGTGCTCGCTGCCTCCGGTGGTGATACCTACACCTGGGACCCGACAGCAGGGCTTAACAACCCCGCTATTGCAGCACCGGTAGCAAGGCCGGCGCAGACCACCACTTACCAGGTGACCATTACCAGCGCAGCCGGTTGCAGTGTTACCAAAGAAATCACCATCACGGTAAAAGAAGATTATAAACTGGAAGCGACCAATATCCTCACGCCCAACGGCGATGGCAAAAACGATCTCTGGATCGTCAGAAACATCGATATGTACCCGCAGAATGAAGTGAAAATATTTGACCGCACCGGCCGGATGGTATACCACCAGCGGGGTTATACCAACAACTGGAACGCCACCGTGAATGGCCAGCGCCTGGCAGAAGGTACTTATTACTATATCATCGACCTGGGCAGCAACAAACCACAATTCAAAGGATTTATTACCATCATTCATGAAAATTAA
- a CDS encoding ABC transporter substrate-binding protein, whose amino-acid sequence MKIGALLPRSTFHLLLQHDFLAGTEAYLQYRQTGAELVSGQIKYGTDANVVMLEAERLLLEQQVDILLVYADQDSLKQIADLAKALNKLVILVHNGAKYMHEWEPHPAVLSHTLNNTVHCRLTGEYAATKAASAAVCTSFYDGGYSHCHAMTQTYADKGGSVAYNFISQYKVSEFNSAPLQEFLRSNADVQTLLALFNGDLAHCFLQQLQHAGISPLRIFGSPMLLDETLPLTHGPLQLPFQLCGYVPWTPVIDSEANTLFKTQYLQHTGREANIPALHGWDTGIILEHILRTADTHHFKARNILEMMKEVTLDSPRGSLQMDTATHHMIGPSWLIQMNEQFEPQIIGSIDNTLHTWQEIVNTKLQGASSGWINTYLCA is encoded by the coding sequence ATGAAGATAGGAGCACTATTACCAAGATCAACCTTTCACTTGTTGTTACAGCACGATTTCCTGGCTGGCACAGAAGCTTACCTCCAATACCGGCAAACAGGCGCGGAGCTGGTCAGCGGGCAGATTAAATATGGTACCGATGCGAATGTGGTGATGCTGGAAGCAGAACGGCTGTTGCTGGAACAACAGGTAGATATACTGCTGGTATATGCAGACCAGGACTCGTTGAAACAAATTGCCGATCTGGCCAAAGCGCTCAACAAACTGGTGATACTGGTACACAACGGTGCCAAGTATATGCACGAATGGGAACCGCATCCCGCCGTGCTTTCCCATACCCTGAACAATACCGTTCATTGCAGACTTACCGGCGAATACGCTGCCACAAAGGCTGCCAGTGCTGCCGTCTGCACTTCGTTTTATGATGGGGGATACTCACACTGTCACGCTATGACACAAACGTATGCCGACAAAGGAGGCAGCGTAGCCTACAATTTTATCAGCCAATATAAAGTCAGCGAGTTTAACAGCGCACCATTACAGGAATTTCTGAGATCTAACGCCGACGTACAAACGTTGCTCGCATTATTCAACGGCGATCTGGCACATTGTTTCCTGCAACAGTTGCAACACGCCGGCATCAGCCCCCTTCGTATCTTCGGAAGCCCTATGTTACTGGACGAAACACTCCCGTTAACACATGGCCCGCTGCAGCTGCCTTTCCAGCTCTGTGGTTATGTTCCCTGGACACCAGTGATTGATAGTGAAGCCAATACCTTGTTTAAAACACAATACCTTCAGCATACCGGCCGCGAAGCCAACATCCCTGCCCTGCACGGCTGGGACACCGGTATCATCCTGGAACATATCCTGCGCACCGCAGACACCCATCACTTCAAGGCCAGAAATATACTGGAAATGATGAAAGAGGTAACACTGGACAGTCCGCGGGGCTCGTTACAGATGGACACAGCTACTCATCACATGATAGGACCATCCTGGCTGATACAGATGAATGAACAGTTTGAACCTCAGATTATAGGGAGCATTGATAATACCCTGCATACCTGGCAGGAAATAGTGAATACGAAACTTCAGGGCGCATCTTCCGGCTGGATCAACACCTATCTCTGCGCCTGA